In Halorhabdus tiamatea SARL4B, a genomic segment contains:
- a CDS encoding DUF7410 domain-containing protein gives MTETQSSDPTTYDVPDDAESERCPECGRPFVREELLALHRGGVHAETLGADEIETFEEAYEDESERLRLFRLKALIALVVLYFGLLMTYALV, from the coding sequence ATGACTGAAACACAATCGTCCGACCCAACGACGTACGACGTTCCCGACGACGCCGAATCCGAGCGCTGTCCCGAGTGTGGCCGGCCGTTCGTCCGCGAGGAACTCCTGGCGCTCCATCGCGGAGGGGTCCACGCCGAAACGCTCGGTGCGGACGAGATCGAAACGTTCGAGGAGGCCTACGAGGACGAATCCGAACGACTCCGACTGTTCCGACTCAAGGCGCTGATCGCGCTGGTGGTGCTTTACTTCGGCCTCCTGATGACCTACGCGTTGGTTTGA
- a CDS encoding NAD(P)-dependent oxidoreductase, with product MQTVGFIGLGAMGAPMAENVADAGYPLVVYNRTRSRTEPFAERGETVADSPAEVAERADSVVVMVTDDEALEGVLDGDDGLLAGLTSDTTVIQMSTVTPAATEAAAEAVRDAGGRYVDAPVSGTVGPAEEGTLTVLAAGPEALLDSVEGILAAIGEPIVDCGAVGDGARMKLFVNLLLGDMMGAFAEALAFGTSQGLSYDDMLAVVEAGAVDSPLYSIKGENIADGDFEPRFPVDLQFKDLRYAVDEANDAGVPLPQTAAARETFSATSGLGHGEEDMAAVVKFFENVAGLSVGERES from the coding sequence ATGCAAACAGTCGGATTCATCGGACTCGGCGCGATGGGCGCGCCGATGGCCGAAAACGTCGCCGACGCCGGCTACCCACTCGTCGTCTACAACCGGACGCGATCCCGAACCGAACCGTTCGCCGAACGGGGCGAGACAGTCGCGGATTCTCCCGCCGAAGTTGCCGAACGCGCCGATAGCGTGGTCGTGATGGTCACTGACGACGAGGCACTCGAGGGGGTGCTCGACGGCGATGACGGCCTGCTCGCTGGCCTCACGTCGGACACGACGGTCATCCAGATGAGCACCGTCACGCCCGCGGCCACCGAAGCCGCGGCCGAAGCAGTCCGGGACGCCGGTGGGCGCTACGTCGACGCCCCGGTCTCGGGAACGGTCGGCCCCGCCGAGGAGGGAACGCTCACGGTGCTCGCGGCGGGTCCAGAGGCGTTGCTCGACTCCGTCGAGGGGATCCTCGCGGCTATCGGCGAGCCGATCGTCGACTGCGGCGCGGTCGGTGACGGCGCGCGCATGAAACTGTTCGTCAACCTGCTACTCGGGGACATGATGGGCGCGTTCGCCGAGGCGCTCGCTTTCGGCACGTCCCAGGGCCTTTCCTACGACGACATGCTGGCCGTCGTCGAGGCCGGCGCGGTGGACTCGCCGCTGTACTCGATCAAGGGCGAGAACATCGCCGACGGGGACTTCGAGCCACGCTTCCCCGTCGACCTGCAGTTCAAGGACCTCCGGTACGCCGTCGATGAGGCCAACGACGCGGGCGTCCCGCTCCCCCAGACCGCCGCCGCACGCGAGACGTTCAGCGCCACGAGTGGGCTGGGCCACGGCGAGGAAGACATGGCTGCAGTCGTGAAGTTCTTCGAGAACGTCGCCGGGCTGTCGGTCGGCGAGCGGGAGTCCTGA
- a CDS encoding DUF5799 family protein has product MTDGSWTERIAAERMQTDQEFTDRVAASPLSSQQWGLVMTAVEFDIDGPEDPETAELVVDASKLTSVMDEIRRIGDRQPGAAASSDSGGGILDSVKGALGVGENDDELRETAEELAEEYATELQARLEERRRWAEVCELARS; this is encoded by the coding sequence ATGACCGACGGATCGTGGACCGAACGGATCGCCGCAGAACGCATGCAGACCGACCAGGAGTTCACCGACCGCGTCGCGGCCTCGCCGCTATCCAGCCAGCAGTGGGGCCTGGTCATGACTGCTGTCGAGTTCGACATCGACGGCCCCGAAGACCCCGAGACCGCAGAACTGGTCGTCGACGCGAGCAAACTCACCAGCGTCATGGACGAGATCCGGCGCATCGGCGACCGCCAACCCGGTGCCGCAGCGTCGTCCGACAGCGGCGGCGGGATCCTCGACAGCGTGAAGGGCGCACTCGGCGTCGGCGAGAACGACGACGAACTCCGTGAGACGGCCGAGGAACTCGCCGAGGAGTACGCCACGGAGCTACAGGCACGCCTCGAAGAGCGCCGCCGCTGGGCGGAGGTCTGTGAACTCGCCCGATCGTGA
- a CDS encoding alpha/beta hydrolase — protein MTGPHQDQPLVTAGAPLEDADAAAVLVHGRGATAQSIIQMAEGFPGEGVASLAPQAARNTWYPNPFTAPVESNEPGRSSGLAAIDDAVEAAVDAGIPTDRVLVLGFSQGACLASEYVARNPQRYGGLAVLSGGLIGEAIDVEEYDGDLEDTPVFLGCSDVDPHIAAERVEETADVFEQLNADVTKRLYEGMGHGVNDDERAFVREMIEDLLADAMS, from the coding sequence GTGACCGGACCACATCAGGACCAACCACTCGTCACCGCTGGTGCACCGCTGGAAGACGCCGACGCGGCTGCCGTCCTCGTCCACGGCCGCGGCGCAACCGCCCAAAGCATCATCCAGATGGCCGAGGGGTTCCCCGGCGAGGGAGTGGCGTCTCTCGCGCCCCAGGCCGCCCGGAACACGTGGTATCCCAACCCGTTTACCGCCCCCGTCGAGTCGAACGAACCGGGACGGTCGTCGGGGCTGGCGGCGATCGACGACGCCGTCGAGGCGGCCGTCGACGCCGGCATTCCGACCGATCGCGTGCTGGTCCTGGGGTTCTCCCAGGGGGCGTGTCTCGCCAGCGAGTACGTCGCGCGAAATCCCCAGCGCTACGGCGGCCTCGCGGTGCTGAGCGGTGGACTCATCGGCGAAGCGATCGACGTCGAGGAGTACGACGGCGACCTCGAAGACACGCCGGTCTTTCTGGGCTGTAGCGACGTCGACCCACACATCGCGGCCGAGCGCGTCGAGGAGACCGCAGATGTCTTCGAGCAGTTGAACGCCGACGTGACGAAGCGGCTCTACGAGGGGATGGGCCACGGCGTCAACGACGACGAACGCGCGTTCGTCCGGGAGATGATCGAAGACCTGCTCGCTGACGCGATGTCGTGA
- a CDS encoding EMC6-like membrane protein, translating to MATETSRTLTGHARSVTVTALSTIGGVIAGVASDALFTVGDSQSALGLVIAAAVLQFPVFYAVGVDVGDFSAKDYLYVGFMTFSLWFVTWSILLTTA from the coding sequence ATGGCTACCGAAACGTCACGCACACTGACCGGCCACGCGAGAAGCGTCACGGTCACTGCCCTCTCGACGATCGGCGGGGTGATCGCCGGTGTCGCCTCCGACGCGCTGTTTACGGTCGGGGATTCCCAGTCGGCGCTCGGTCTCGTCATCGCCGCGGCAGTCCTCCAGTTCCCGGTCTTCTATGCCGTCGGTGTCGACGTCGGTGACTTCTCCGCGAAGGACTACCTCTACGTCGGCTTCATGACGTTCTCACTCTGGTTTGTCACCTGGAGTATCCTGCTGACCACGGCATAA
- a CDS encoding ribosome biogenesis/translation initiation ATPase RLI yields MADDSIAVVDLDRCQPDRCNYECSNFCPPNRTGKECIVTREDHYDDGEPFEGAPDQVWISEEICLGETCGICVEKCPFDAIQIINLPQELEDNPVHRYGDNAFSLYGLPAPGEGRVTGILGPNGIGKTTAVHILADELTPNLGDSATGGDWESVLEEYRGTALQDYLESLLDGDVTVARKPQYVDEIPDQFDGTTRALLEGTDERGVLDELIERVGIEPVVDQDIDTLSGGELQRVALVAALARDADFYFLDEVSPYLDIGQRMTAARLIQEMAEEEDRSMLVVEHDLAILDLLADVIHVGYGEPGAFGVITDPKSVKNGINEYLSGYLENENMRIRQNAIEFEEHAPRSVSTGDVVIEYPGLEKSYGEGEFSLSVESGTIRESEVLGVVGPNGIGKSTFAKLLADRLEPDTGELDASVDISYKPQYVEVDQPMRVDAFLGSIAEDFGTSYWNTEIAQPLQLDRIMDQQLTDLSGGERQRVAIAACLSRDADLYLLDEPSAHLDVEQRVLATSAIRRYAENHDATAMVIDHDIYMIDLLADRLLVFDGEPAVAGHASTPQSMRSGMNDFLSNLDITFRRDERTGRPRINKPESRLDREQKQAGEYYYAPE; encoded by the coding sequence ATGGCAGACGATTCTATCGCCGTCGTCGACCTCGACCGATGCCAGCCCGACCGCTGTAACTACGAGTGTTCGAACTTCTGTCCGCCCAACCGGACGGGCAAGGAGTGTATCGTCACTCGCGAAGACCACTACGACGACGGGGAACCCTTCGAAGGTGCTCCGGACCAGGTCTGGATCAGCGAGGAGATCTGTCTGGGCGAAACCTGTGGGATCTGCGTCGAGAAGTGTCCCTTCGATGCGATCCAGATCATCAATCTTCCCCAGGAACTCGAGGACAACCCGGTCCACCGCTACGGCGACAACGCCTTCTCGCTGTACGGTCTGCCGGCCCCCGGAGAGGGGCGCGTAACGGGTATTCTCGGGCCGAACGGGATCGGGAAGACCACGGCCGTCCACATCCTCGCGGACGAACTCACGCCGAACCTTGGAGACAGCGCCACGGGCGGAGACTGGGAGTCCGTCCTCGAGGAGTATCGCGGTACCGCACTCCAGGACTACCTCGAATCGCTGCTGGACGGTGACGTGACCGTCGCCCGCAAGCCCCAGTACGTCGACGAGATCCCCGATCAGTTCGACGGCACGACCCGCGCACTGCTGGAAGGCACCGACGAGCGCGGCGTCCTCGACGAGTTGATCGAGCGCGTCGGCATCGAACCGGTCGTCGACCAGGACATCGATACGCTCTCGGGCGGGGAACTCCAGCGGGTTGCGCTCGTGGCCGCCCTCGCGCGGGACGCGGACTTCTACTTCCTCGACGAGGTCTCGCCGTATCTGGACATCGGCCAGCGGATGACCGCAGCACGGCTCATCCAGGAGATGGCCGAAGAGGAGGATCGTTCGATGCTGGTCGTCGAACACGACCTGGCTATTCTGGATCTCCTCGCCGACGTGATCCACGTCGGGTACGGTGAGCCCGGCGCGTTCGGGGTCATCACGGACCCCAAGTCCGTCAAGAACGGGATCAACGAGTACCTCTCGGGGTATCTCGAGAACGAGAACATGCGGATCCGCCAGAACGCCATCGAGTTCGAGGAGCACGCTCCCCGATCGGTCTCGACGGGCGACGTCGTGATCGAGTATCCCGGTCTGGAGAAGAGTTACGGCGAAGGTGAGTTCTCGCTGTCAGTCGAGTCGGGGACGATCCGCGAGAGCGAAGTTCTGGGCGTCGTCGGGCCCAACGGGATCGGGAAGTCGACGTTCGCGAAGTTGCTGGCCGACCGGCTCGAACCCGATACGGGCGAACTCGACGCGAGCGTCGACATCTCCTATAAGCCCCAGTACGTCGAGGTCGACCAGCCGATGCGCGTCGACGCCTTCCTCGGGTCGATCGCCGAGGACTTCGGCACCTCCTACTGGAACACGGAGATCGCCCAGCCGCTCCAGCTCGACCGGATCATGGACCAACAGCTCACGGACCTCTCGGGTGGCGAACGCCAGCGCGTCGCGATCGCGGCGTGTCTCTCCCGGGACGCCGATCTCTACCTGCTCGACGAGCCCAGCGCCCACCTCGACGTCGAACAGCGCGTCCTGGCGACGTCAGCCATCCGCCGGTACGCCGAGAACCACGACGCGACGGCGATGGTCATCGACCACGACATCTACATGATCGACCTGCTCGCCGACCGACTGCTGGTCTTCGACGGCGAACCCGCCGTCGCCGGTCACGCCAGCACCCCCCAGTCGATGCGCTCGGGCATGAACGACTTCCTGAGTAACCTCGATATCACCTTCCGGCGTGACGAACGCACGGGTCGCCCGCGGATCAACAAGCCCGAGAGTCGCCTCGACCGCGAGCAGAAACAGGCCGGCGAGTACTACTACGCGCCCGAGTGA
- a CDS encoding PHP domain-containing protein, with translation MYDYHVHTTYSDGSFLPQMIDAAEEAGLEGVGFADHSNVFDADRSYRETMGFNLDLTYERRRRAIDRARERTDLRLFDAVEMDYHADREGAIESFLEDADFEYAIGSVHAVDGVNVHNEPYFADLSQADREAAVETYVEHLVSLVDSELFEIAAHIDLVERNEALRGLLTDDHYRQIADAFADSRTVPEINAGRVLDSYGKFHPREPLAETLLDAGVSFTIGSDAHAPDSLVECSEELQAVRAEWDVPIVELDV, from the coding sequence ATGTACGATTATCACGTCCACACGACCTACTCCGACGGTTCGTTTCTGCCACAGATGATCGACGCCGCCGAGGAGGCCGGCCTCGAGGGCGTCGGCTTCGCCGACCATTCCAACGTCTTCGACGCCGATCGGTCCTACCGAGAGACGATGGGCTTCAACCTCGACCTCACCTACGAGCGCCGACGACGGGCGATCGATCGTGCGCGCGAGCGGACAGATCTCCGGCTGTTCGACGCCGTCGAGATGGACTACCACGCCGACCGCGAGGGAGCGATCGAATCGTTCCTCGAAGACGCCGACTTCGAGTACGCAATCGGCAGCGTCCACGCCGTCGACGGGGTGAACGTCCACAACGAGCCGTATTTCGCCGACCTGTCTCAGGCAGACCGGGAGGCCGCCGTCGAGACGTACGTCGAGCACCTGGTTTCGCTGGTCGACTCGGAACTGTTCGAGATCGCCGCCCACATTGATCTCGTCGAACGGAACGAGGCCCTCCGCGGCTTGCTGACCGACGACCACTACCGACAGATCGCCGACGCGTTCGCCGACTCCCGGACCGTCCCGGAGATCAATGCCGGCCGCGTGCTCGATTCCTACGGAAAGTTTCATCCACGGGAGCCCCTCGCGGAGACGCTTCTCGACGCCGGCGTGTCGTTTACGATCGGCTCTGACGCCCATGCCCCGGACTCGCTGGTCGAGTGCAGCGAGGAACTTCAGGCGGTTCGCGCGGAGTGGGATGTGCCAATCGTTGAATTGGACGTCTAG
- a CDS encoding L-lactate permease, whose amino-acid sequence MANVVLLALAASLPIAVSFVLLAGLRWSAARSMAVGWVIAAALGVGVWGMESTWFAAAALKGVLGAVDIILIVFGAILLMNYLEVGGAISTIRWFFRQIESDRRVQLLLIGLGFETIIEGVAGFGTPGALAAPLFIGLGFPPLAAAVFGLFFNAPNPQFGAAGTPIIGGVDQGMSPELIGIGTEEFKMLVGQWTGVMTGLTFVFWGVLGVFLLIYWFGDDDDERTLRGAARSTAPIVPFALVLGVITGLVQWGVAWFVGYSLPDIAAGFVVIGVGIVMANAGVLVPDRTWSFPDREGWSDLWLGGLDLASISDDEPTKEMPVLLAWTPYLLVAGFLLVTRWPGLGIESQLQEFTVGFASLLGTELGWELQYLYLPGTMPFIPIALGTGLLYRLDVEGTVEAWRESVRQVAPAAMTLVIVVSLTQIMRRSAENPENIAGMMQVLSEVLANAAGGALPMVVPWIGALGTFVTGSNTVSDILFNALQYNAAENVGLSRGMIVAIQNVGGGVGNMISVQNIAAICGVVGIAGREGDILRKVAVPTVIFALFAGGVGTLLVYVVPGVF is encoded by the coding sequence ATGGCGAACGTTGTGCTGCTGGCGCTCGCAGCGAGCCTGCCGATCGCGGTCTCGTTCGTGTTGCTGGCCGGGTTGCGCTGGTCGGCTGCCCGATCGATGGCCGTCGGCTGGGTGATCGCGGCGGCGCTCGGAGTGGGCGTGTGGGGAATGGAGAGTACGTGGTTCGCGGCGGCCGCCCTGAAGGGCGTCTTGGGGGCCGTCGACATCATCCTGATCGTCTTTGGCGCGATCTTGCTGATGAACTACCTCGAAGTCGGTGGCGCGATCAGTACGATCCGGTGGTTCTTCCGGCAGATCGAGAGTGATCGTCGCGTCCAGTTGCTGTTGATCGGGCTGGGCTTCGAGACGATCATCGAAGGCGTGGCTGGGTTCGGGACGCCCGGCGCGCTCGCCGCACCGCTTTTCATCGGCCTGGGCTTCCCGCCGCTGGCCGCCGCAGTCTTCGGACTCTTCTTCAACGCCCCCAACCCGCAGTTCGGGGCCGCCGGGACGCCGATCATCGGCGGCGTCGATCAGGGGATGAGTCCCGAACTGATCGGGATTGGCACGGAAGAATTCAAGATGCTGGTCGGGCAGTGGACCGGCGTGATGACCGGGCTTACGTTCGTCTTCTGGGGGGTTCTGGGCGTCTTCCTGCTCATCTACTGGTTCGGCGACGACGACGACGAGCGAACGCTTCGCGGGGCGGCCCGCTCGACGGCACCCATCGTCCCGTTCGCGCTAGTTCTGGGTGTGATCACTGGCCTGGTCCAGTGGGGCGTCGCGTGGTTCGTCGGCTACTCGCTGCCCGACATCGCGGCCGGGTTCGTCGTGATCGGCGTCGGCATCGTGATGGCCAACGCCGGCGTACTCGTCCCCGACCGGACGTGGTCGTTCCCGGATCGCGAGGGATGGTCGGACCTGTGGCTCGGCGGCCTCGACCTGGCCTCGATCAGCGACGACGAACCGACCAAGGAGATGCCAGTCTTGCTGGCCTGGACGCCGTATCTGCTGGTCGCGGGCTTCCTGCTGGTGACGCGCTGGCCCGGCCTCGGCATCGAGAGCCAGCTCCAGGAGTTCACGGTCGGCTTCGCCAGTCTGCTCGGGACCGAGCTGGGCTGGGAACTGCAGTACCTCTACCTGCCGGGGACGATGCCCTTCATCCCGATCGCGCTGGGAACAGGGCTGCTCTACCGCCTCGACGTCGAGGGCACTGTCGAAGCCTGGCGCGAATCGGTCCGGCAGGTCGCGCCGGCCGCGATGACGCTGGTGATCGTCGTCTCGCTCACCCAGATCATGCGCCGGTCGGCCGAGAATCCCGAAAACATCGCAGGCATGATGCAGGTGCTCTCTGAGGTGCTCGCGAATGCAGCCGGCGGTGCGCTGCCGATGGTCGTCCCGTGGATCGGCGCGCTGGGGACGTTCGTGACTGGGTCGAACACCGTCTCTGACATCCTGTTCAACGCCTTGCAGTACAACGCGGCCGAGAACGTCGGCCTCTCGCGGGGCATGATCGTCGCGATCCAGAACGTCGGCGGCGGCGTCGGCAACATGATCTCGGTCCAGAACATCGCGGCGATCTGTGGCGTCGTCGGGATCGCCGGCCGAGAGGGCGATATCCTCCGGAAAGTCGCCGTCCCGACGGTCATCTTCGCGCTGTTCGCCGGCGGGGTCGGGACGCTACTAGTGTACGTCGTCCCCGGTGTGTTCTGA
- a CDS encoding archaemetzincin family Zn-dependent metalloprotease, whose protein sequence is MHVDIVPVGDLPAMVKREASAGLRSVYDCDVSVHDTQSIPAGSYDPDRDQYRAEEFIDLAKREGTGEKNIAITDRDLFYRRRNYVFGLAYLDGNGSVISTHRLQMTSDGGISNKSASEVFAERVRKEIVHEIGHTLGLEHCDNKRCVMNFSPTVREVDVKEQTLCGSCQRRVL, encoded by the coding sequence ATGCACGTCGACATCGTGCCGGTCGGTGACCTCCCTGCGATGGTCAAACGCGAAGCCTCTGCCGGTCTCCGGTCCGTCTATGACTGTGACGTCAGCGTTCACGACACCCAGTCGATCCCCGCTGGGTCCTACGATCCCGACCGCGACCAGTACCGCGCCGAGGAGTTCATCGATCTCGCCAAGCGAGAGGGGACTGGCGAGAAGAACATCGCCATCACCGACCGGGACCTGTTCTATCGCCGTCGCAACTACGTCTTCGGGCTTGCGTATCTCGATGGCAACGGCAGCGTCATCTCGACCCATCGCCTCCAGATGACGTCCGACGGCGGCATTTCGAACAAATCCGCCTCCGAGGTCTTCGCCGAGCGCGTCCGCAAGGAGATCGTCCACGAGATCGGTCACACGCTCGGACTCGAACACTGTGACAACAAGCGCTGTGTCATGAACTTTTCACCGACCGTCCGGGAAGTCGACGTCAAAGAGCAGACGCTGTGTGGCAGCTGTCAACGTCGCGTCCTCTGA
- a CDS encoding TIGR01548 family HAD-type hydrolase translates to MQSDAVVLDVDGVLVDVADSYRRAVVDTVARVHGETISRSTLQAFKDAGGFNNDWELTDALALYVLARSEGFDLCVEEFTGQIAASGGGFSGARSVVDDEMDAAARERIYAALDRDQLREVFQQLYLGSDKYREIEGAEPTLDENGYIHDETVLVERSTLDTLQSRFEVGVLTGRPAAEADIALERVGLDIPADHRFTMDDWAAGKPDPNALVTLAERFDADAVAFAGDTLDDVRTVVNAAEHDLGRIYYGIGVLTGGLTGQSGREKFEDAGADAVVESVNNLPELLE, encoded by the coding sequence ATGCAGTCAGACGCGGTCGTACTCGACGTGGACGGCGTGCTGGTTGACGTCGCCGACTCCTATCGGCGAGCCGTGGTCGACACCGTGGCGCGCGTCCACGGCGAAACGATCTCGCGATCGACGCTGCAGGCGTTCAAAGACGCGGGCGGGTTCAACAACGACTGGGAGCTCACCGACGCGCTCGCACTGTACGTCCTCGCCCGCAGCGAGGGATTCGACCTGTGTGTCGAAGAGTTCACGGGTCAGATTGCGGCCTCTGGCGGCGGGTTCTCCGGGGCGCGCTCGGTCGTCGACGACGAGATGGACGCCGCGGCTCGCGAACGCATCTACGCGGCCCTCGACCGGGACCAGCTCCGGGAGGTGTTCCAGCAACTCTACCTCGGGAGCGACAAATATCGGGAGATCGAGGGCGCTGAGCCGACCCTAGACGAGAACGGATACATCCACGACGAGACGGTTCTGGTAGAGCGGTCCACGCTCGACACGCTGCAATCGCGCTTCGAAGTCGGCGTCTTGACGGGACGGCCAGCGGCGGAGGCCGATATCGCGCTCGAACGCGTCGGCCTGGACATCCCCGCGGACCATCGGTTCACCATGGACGACTGGGCGGCTGGCAAGCCGGACCCGAACGCGCTCGTGACGCTGGCCGAGCGGTTCGACGCCGACGCCGTCGCTTTCGCCGGCGACACCCTCGACGACGTTCGCACCGTCGTCAACGCGGCGGAGCACGATCTCGGCCGGATCTACTACGGGATCGGTGTCCTCACTGGCGGGCTGACCGGGCAATCGGGCCGCGAGAAGTTCGAGGACGCAGGAGCCGATGCCGTCGTCGAGTCGGTCAACAATCTACCGGAACTGCTCGAATGA
- the npdG gene encoding NADPH-dependent F420 reductase produces MRVAILGGTGDIGEGLALRWAYHTSHDVVIGSRDAQRARSKADEYETELASRGDETAIEGAENPEAAAEADVVVAAVPAYHLVDTIEAVAKGLDAETVLVSPAVGMQRDESGMHYNRPGAGSVTALAAEAAPDEVPVVGAFHNLAADELANLDVELSLDALLVGDDEDAVERVEVLAEGIDGVRALRAGSIDNAAEAESLTPLLINLAMHNDDLQDVGVRFV; encoded by the coding sequence ATGCGAGTAGCGATCCTCGGCGGCACGGGCGACATCGGCGAAGGACTGGCGCTGCGGTGGGCGTATCACACGTCACACGACGTCGTGATCGGGTCGCGTGACGCTCAGCGCGCACGCTCGAAAGCCGACGAGTACGAGACCGAACTGGCGAGTCGCGGTGACGAGACAGCGATCGAGGGCGCGGAAAACCCCGAGGCGGCCGCCGAAGCCGACGTCGTCGTGGCCGCCGTCCCGGCCTATCACCTCGTGGATACGATCGAGGCGGTCGCGAAGGGTCTCGACGCCGAGACGGTTCTGGTGAGCCCGGCCGTCGGGATGCAACGCGACGAGAGCGGGATGCACTACAATCGGCCGGGTGCCGGGAGCGTCACCGCGCTGGCCGCCGAGGCGGCACCCGACGAGGTTCCGGTCGTCGGCGCGTTCCACAACCTCGCGGCCGACGAACTCGCGAACTTAGACGTCGAACTGTCGCTCGACGCACTACTCGTCGGTGACGACGAGGACGCCGTCGAACGAGTCGAAGTCCTCGCGGAGGGGATCGATGGCGTCCGGGCGCTCCGGGCAGGCTCTATCGATAACGCTGCGGAGGCCGAATCACTGACGCCGCTTTTGATCAACCTGGCGATGCACAACGACGACCTCCAGGACGTCGGCGTCCGGTTCGTCTGA
- a CDS encoding thioredoxin family protein, whose product MTVTLMDFQADWCGPCKTQEPILEELEDDWPEVDFERIDVEEKQDIANEYQVRSLPTLIIENDDGVVERFIGVTQGDDIETALEEASA is encoded by the coding sequence ATGACGGTTACGCTGATGGATTTTCAGGCCGACTGGTGTGGCCCGTGTAAGACTCAAGAGCCCATTCTCGAGGAACTCGAAGACGACTGGCCCGAGGTCGACTTCGAGCGCATCGACGTCGAGGAGAAACAGGATATCGCCAACGAGTATCAGGTGCGTTCGCTGCCGACGCTAATCATCGAGAACGACGACGGCGTCGTCGAGCGTTTCATCGGCGTCACGCAGGGTGACGACATCGAGACCGCCCTCGAAGAAGCCTCCGCGTAG
- a CDS encoding preprotein translocase subunit Sec61beta has product MSSNDGSGLMSSAGLVRYFDAEDRNAIRIDPKTIVAFGALFGVLILVLNLVA; this is encoded by the coding sequence ATGAGCAGCAACGACGGCAGCGGACTGATGTCGAGTGCCGGTCTCGTCCGGTACTTCGACGCCGAGGACCGCAACGCGATCCGGATCGACCCGAAGACGATCGTCGCCTTCGGCGCGCTCTTTGGCGTGTTGATTCTGGTCTTGAACCTGGTCGCGTGA